A single region of the Glycine max cultivar Williams 82 chromosome 20, Glycine_max_v4.0, whole genome shotgun sequence genome encodes:
- the LOC102661388 gene encoding uncharacterized mitochondrial protein AtMg00810-like codes for MKQLGDLKYFLGIKVARSKNGIFLSQRKYALDLLVETGMLGCKPIDTPIEQNHKNFYCADATSADRGRYQRLVGKLIYLSRTRPNIAYAVNVMSQFMHDPKKPHMDVVERILRYLKSAPGKGLLFSNHGHLKVEGYTDADWAGSADDRRSNAGYFTFVGGNLVT; via the coding sequence ATGAAACAGCTTGGAgatctcaaatattttttagggaTCAAAGTTGCAAGGTCCAAGAATGgtatctttctttctcaaagaaaGTATGCTTTAGACTTGTTAGTTGAAACAGGAATGCTTGGGTGTAAACCAATTGATACTCCCATAGAACAAAACCACAAGAATTTTTATTGTGCTGACGCAACCAGTGCAGATAGAGGAAGATATCAAAGACTAGTGGGAAAGCTAATTTACTTGTCCCGTACTAGACCAAACATAGCGTATGCAGTCAATGTCATGAGCCAATTTATGCATGACCCAAAAAAACCACATATGGATGTTGTTGAACGGATATTAAGGTACTTAAAATCTGCACCAGGAAAAGGTTTGTTATTCTCAAATCATGGTCACCTCAAAGTTGAGGGTTATAcggatgctgattgggctggatcAGCAGATGACAGAAGGTCTAACGCTGGCTACTTCACTTTTGTGGGAGGAAATCTAGTAACTTAG